In Rattus rattus isolate New Zealand chromosome 9, Rrattus_CSIRO_v1, whole genome shotgun sequence, a genomic segment contains:
- the LOC116910576 gene encoding olfactory receptor 1D2-like: MDGGNRSGDSEFLLLGLSEVPEHQRILFWTFLSMYLVTVVGNVLIILAIGSDSHLHTPMYFFLANLSFTDLFFVTNTIPKMLVNLQSQNKAISYPGCLTQLFFLVSLVALDNLILAVMAYDRYVAICRPLHYTTAMSPKLCILLLIFCWALAILYGLIHTLLMTRVTFCGARKIHYIFCEMYVLLRLACSDTHINHMVLIATGCFIFLVPFGFMIMSYIWIVRAILRIPSASNKYKAFSTCASHLAVVALFYGTLGMVYLRPLHTYSMKDSVATVMYAVVAPMMNPFIYSLRNKDMHGALGRLLKPLQKPT, from the coding sequence ATGGATGGAGGCAACCGGAGTGGGGACTCTGAGTTCCTACTCCTGGGGCTCTCAGAGGTTCCTGAACATCAGCGCATCCTGTTCTGGACCTTCCTGTCCATGTACCTGGTCACAGTGGTAGGGAATGTGCTCATCATCCTGGCCATTGGCTCTGACTCACACCTGCACActcccatgtatttcttcctggcCAACCTCTCCTTCACTGACCTCTTCTTTGTCACCAACACTATCCCCAAGATGCTGGTGAACCTTCAATCCCAGAACAAAGCTATCTCCTACCCAGGATGTCTAACACAGCTCTTCTTCCTGGTGTCTTTGGTAGCCCTAGACAATCTCATCCTGGCTGTAATGGCATATGACCGTTATGTGGCCATCTGTCGCCCCCTCCATTATACTACGGCCATGAGCCCTAAACTCTGTATCTTGCTTCTCATCTTCTGCTGGGCCCTAGCTATCCTCTATGGCCTCATACATACCCTCCTCATGACCAGAGTAACCTTCTGTGGGGCTCGGAAAATCCACTACATCTTCTGTGAAATGTACGTCCTGCTGAGGCTTGCATGCTCTGACACCCACATCAATCACATGGTGCTGATTGCCACGGGCTGCTTCATCTTCCTTGTTCCTTTTGGATTCATGATCATGTCCTACATCTGGATTGTCAGAGCTATCCTCAGAATTCCTTCAGCCTCTAACAAGTACAAAGCCTTTTCCACCTGTGCGTCCCATCTGGCTGTGGTGGCTCTCTTCTATGGGACGCTTGGTATGGTGTATCTGAGACCCCTGCACACCTACTCCATGAAAGACTCAGTAGCCACTGTGATGTATGCGGTGGTGGCACCCATGATGAACcctttcatctacagcctgaggaacaaggaCATGCATGGGGCCCTGGGAAGACTGCTAAAGCCACTTCAGAAGCCAACATGA